The stretch of DNA GCTTTTAAGTTCAGGCAGGCCGCGTCGAGCCGGTTCGCCGGCCCGGTGCGGTGTTTGAACCGGTGTTAATCACACTGGTTTTTTGCGGCGACTGTTTCGACAGTCGCCGTTTTTTTTGCTCAGGCCTGCTGCCGGCCCTTTTGCGTGCTGCGCCAGGTGGCGGGCGGCATGCCGAACTGGGTGATGAACCAGCGGGTGAACGAGCTGGCCATGGAATAACCGAGCATGTCGCCGATGCGGCTGAGCGAGTAGTTGGGGTTTTCCAGGTAACGCAGCACCAGGTCGCGGCGCACGTCGTTGATCAGGTCGTTGAACGCGCAGCCTTCGTCCTTCAGGCGACGTTGCAGGGTGCGCACGTTCATGCCCTGGGTCTGGGCGATCTGTTCGATGGTGGCGCGGCCCATGGGCAGCAGCAGGTAGATTGCCTTGCGCACTTCGAACAGCAATGACGGGCCTTCGTGGCTCAACAGCGAGTCGAGATAGCTCTGGGCGTAACGGGCCATGGCCGGGTCGGCGTTGGGGTTGGTCATGTCCAGGCTGGCGTCGGAACAGACGATGCCATTGAACTCGCTGCCGAACTCCAGGGTGCAGCCGAACAGGCGTCGGTGCAGTTGCAGGTTGTCCGGCGGCTGGTGGGTGAAATTCACGCTGTAGGGGTGCCAGTGGGTGCCGAGCAGCGCCGAGCACAGGCGGAACATCACACCGATCGCCAGCTCCGTGGCCTGGCGGCTGGGCATCGGGGTTTCGGTGACCACCTCTTCACGAATGATCACCATCTTGCCGGCCTCCTCAATGAAGATCGCCAGCGAATCGTTCATCAAATGCCGGTATTGCACCACCACCTGCAAGGCGTCGCGCAGGGTGCGCTGGTGGCTGAGCAACAGGCTGACCACGCCGAAGTCCGAGAGCTGACGCGATTCGGCCATGCTCAGGCCGAAGCTCTGGCAACCGCTGGCGGCGGATGAATCCTCCAGCAGGCGCACCGCTGCATCGATCGGAATACGGTGCTCCGGCGCTTGCAGTTGCGCTTTGCTCAGGCCGACACCGGCGAGTACGTCGCGCGGGTTGAAGCCAAGGTACTGGGTGACCTCCAGGTAGTTGGTCAAGACAGCGGCGCGAACAAGCGTGGGCATGCTGAGGTCTTTCCTGGGCCGATTGCGATTCAGAGGAGCCTGGCGACTATATCCAGCGCACCTGCACTTGAACAGTTGCGACAGGGGCCGTGGCACTCGCCAAATGCGCAGCCTGTTAACGGCGTCGCAAAGCCGCGAACGCCGCGATGCCCTTTGATTACAGCGACTGGACGGCAACTTGCGAGGTTTTTCGATCAGCGGTCAACGTGCCGCCGGCGTCGTCGATCTGTCATCAAAAGAAAAGTCACTGACGTCCAATGAAAAGCGTCCCGGGTGGGCGCTCTTTAATGTCGACCCTACAAAAAGCCCCTGGCGCAACAGCCAGTCGAGTCATCGAGAAAGCGAAGGTGTCGAAGTGGACAAACTGCAGACTGCCGCAACCGTTCTGATCGTACCGGGCCTGCGTGAGCACGTGGCCGAACATTGGCAAACGCTGCTTGCGGCCAGGCTGCACAACGTGCGCAGCGTGCCGCCACTGACGACCGACAAACTCGACTGCGGCGCCCGGGTGCGCGCGATCGAACAGCAACTGCAAGCCATCGATGGCCCGGTGATTGTGGTGGCCCACAGTGCCGGCGTACTGATGGTCGCGCACTGGGCGGCGCACTTTGCCGCGCAAAGCCGCCGACCGATCAAGGGCGCGCTGCTGGTTGCACCGCCGGATCTCGACGCGCCATGGCCGCAAGGCTATCCCTCGCCGGACACCTTGCGCACGCAAGGCTGGAGTCCACTGCCGACCGGCCCGCTGCCATTTCCCAGCCTGGTCGTCGCCAGCACCAACGATCACCTCGCCAGCCTTGAGGCCGTGAGCCGCATGGCCGCCGGCTGGGGCGCCGAACTGCACAATGCCGGCGCCGTCGGCCATCTCAATCCGGCTGCCGGCTTCGGCCCGTGGCCACTTGCCGAAACCCTGATCCAGGCACTGGATCGCTGATTTCAGGTGCCGGTGGGCTGCACGCCACCGGCCATCGCCCTCACACCTGAACACGCTGCCCTGACTTGGGGAAGCGCGAGGGCAGCTGCGCTTAAAACAACTACAAAAAAGCGGAGACACCATGCACAACCCTGACAAGCGTCACCGATTCGCCCCTTCGCGTCGCACCGTGCTGGCTTCGGCCATTCTCGCCGCCGCCATGCCTGGCGCCCAGGCGGTGGAGCTGGACACCGGCAACCCGGACTGGACGGCGCGGCTGGATAACACCGTCAAATACAACTACGGCGTGCGCACCGAAAGTGCCGACAAACGCATGTTGGCAACGCCGAACAACAACGATGGCGACTACAACTTTCGCAAGGCCGGCACCACCATCAGCAACCGTGTCGACCTGCTGACCGAAATGGACGTGGTCTACAAGAACGCCATGGGTTTTCGTGTCAGTGCCGCCAGTTGGTACGACCAGGCTTATGAAAACGCCGGTTCCAACAGCAACCCGTTCGTCAACGGTAATGACGCCCGCTCCGGACTGGTCGCCAACGACCCGCGTCTGGCCGGGGTGACCCAGGACAACGTCGGCAACGGCAGCCCGCACTTGAGCAACTACGCCAAGCGCTATTACAGCGGACCGTCCGGCGAGATTCTCGATGCATTCGTGTTCTACAGCACCGACGTTGGCGAGCAGTCACTGCTCAGCGTCAAGGCCGGTCAGCACAATGTGTTCTGGGGGGAAACCCTGCTTAACCCGGTGCACTCGGTGAGTTACGGCCAGTCGGGACTGGACCTGGCGAAACTCGCCGCATCCCCCGGCACCGAAGCCAAGGAACTGTTCGTACCGCGCAAGCAGTTGTCGATGTCGCTCACGGTCAATCCCGAGCTGACCGTCGGCGCGCAGTATTTTCTCGACTGGGACGCCGCGCGGTTGCCCGAGGCCGGGACCTACTACG from Pseudomonas sp. P8_229 encodes:
- a CDS encoding AraC family transcriptional regulator — its product is MPTLVRAAVLTNYLEVTQYLGFNPRDVLAGVGLSKAQLQAPEHRIPIDAAVRLLEDSSAASGCQSFGLSMAESRQLSDFGVVSLLLSHQRTLRDALQVVVQYRHLMNDSLAIFIEEAGKMVIIREEVVTETPMPSRQATELAIGVMFRLCSALLGTHWHPYSVNFTHQPPDNLQLHRRLFGCTLEFGSEFNGIVCSDASLDMTNPNADPAMARYAQSYLDSLLSHEGPSLLFEVRKAIYLLLPMGRATIEQIAQTQGMNVRTLQRRLKDEGCAFNDLINDVRRDLVLRYLENPNYSLSRIGDMLGYSMASSFTRWFITQFGMPPATWRSTQKGRQQA
- a CDS encoding RBBP9/YdeN family alpha/beta hydrolase — its product is MDKLQTAATVLIVPGLREHVAEHWQTLLAARLHNVRSVPPLTTDKLDCGARVRAIEQQLQAIDGPVIVVAHSAGVLMVAHWAAHFAAQSRRPIKGALLVAPPDLDAPWPQGYPSPDTLRTQGWSPLPTGPLPFPSLVVASTNDHLASLEAVSRMAAGWGAELHNAGAVGHLNPAAGFGPWPLAETLIQALDR